The following coding sequences lie in one Glycine max cultivar Williams 82 chromosome 19, Glycine_max_v4.0, whole genome shotgun sequence genomic window:
- the LOC100775812 gene encoding serine/threonine-protein phosphatase PP2A catalytic subunit: protein MGANSMLSESSHDLDDQISQLMQCKPLSEQQVRGLCEKAKEILMDESNVQPVKSPVTICGDIHGQFHDLAELFRIGGKCPDTNYLFMGDYVDRGYYSVETVSLLVALKVRYPQRITILRGNHESRQITQVYGFYDECLRKYGNANVWKTFTDLFDFFPLTALVESEIFCLHGGLSPSIETLDNIRNFDRVQEVPHEGPMCDLLWSDPDDRCGWGISPRGAGYTFGQDISEQFNHTNSLKLIARAHQLVMDGFNWAHEQKVVTIFSAPNYCYRCGNMASILEVDDCKGHTFIQFEPAPRRGEPDVTRRTPDYFL, encoded by the exons ATGGGCGCCAATTCCATGCTCTCCGAGTCCTCTCACGATCTCGACGACCAGATCTCCCAGCTCATGCAGTGCAAGCCACTCTCCGAGCAACAG GTCAGAGGTTTATGTGAGAAGGCTAAGGAGATTTTAATGGATGAAAGTAATGTTCAG CCTGTTAAAAGCCCTGTGACAATTTGTGGCGATATTCATGGGCAATTTCATGATCTTGCTGAACTGTTTCGAATTGGAGGGAAG TGTCCAGATACTAACTACTTGTTTATGGGTGATTATGTGGACCGGGGTTATTATTCAGTTGAGACTGTATCG CTCCTTGTGGCACTGAAAGTTCGGTATCCCCAGCGAATTACTATTCTTAGAGGAAACCATGAAAGCCGTCAG ATTACTCAAGTATATGGATTTTATGATGAATGCCTTAGAAA GTATGGTAATGCTAATGTTTGGAAGACCTTTACAGacctttttgatttttttccatTGACTGCATTG GTTGAATCTGAAATATTCTGTTTGCATGGTGGACTGTCACCTTCAATTGAGACCCTTGATAACATAAGGAACTTTGATCGTGTTCAAGAGGTTCCTCATGAAGGCCCCATGTGTGATCTATTGTGGTCTGACCCAGATGACAGATGTGGCTGGGGAATTTCTCCTCGTGGTGCTGGATATACTTTTGGCCAG GATATATCTGAACAATTCAATCACACTAACAGCCTTAAATTGATTGCTAGAGCTCATCAGCTTGTTATGGATGGATTTAACTGGGCTCAT GAACAAAAGGTGGTTACCATTTTTAGTGCACCTAACTACTGTTACCGATGTGGGAACATGGCTTCCATATTGGAGGTTGATGATTGCAAGGGTCACACATTCATCCAG TTTGAACCTGCTCCTAGGAGAGGAGAACCTGATGTCACTCGTAGAACGCCTGATTACTTCTTATAA
- the LOC100778490 gene encoding lipid phosphate phosphatase delta codes for MEGEGAAVWQGAVLGGIIFWLVSASYLNVTRKLRSFLQPWVTHHVVTQTPIILKIQSYGFGFLDALFSGLSCVVSVPFYTAFLPLLFWSGHGKLARQMTLLMAFCDYLGNCIKDVVSAPRPASPPVKRVTATRDEEDNALEYGLPSSHTLNTVCLSGYLLHYVLTHTQIQGAYVTYLGVSLACMLVFFIGLGRIYLGMHSVVDVLAGLLIGLVVLAFWLTVDEYMDSFVISGQNVTSFWAALSFLLLFAYPTPELPTPSFEYHTAFDGVALGIVSGVQQTYHQFHHANVPRLFSSELTIPVFLGRMLLGIPTILIVKFCSKTLAKWTIPVVANTLGIPIKSTGYIPTLNGSVTGKMSDKLKQGYLQKLLSQHKAFDVDTGIRFVQYAGLAWSVVDLVPSLFSYMSL; via the exons atGGAGGGTGAGGGTGCAGCAGTGTGGCAAGGTGCGGTTTTAGGTGGAATAATCTTCTGGCTTGTTTCTGCTTCATACCTCAACGTTACTCGCAAACTTAGGTCTTTCTTACAACCTTGGGTTACTCATCACGTTGTCACTCAAACCCCTATTATCCTCAAGATCCAG AGTTACGGGTTTGGGTTCCTGGATGCACTTTTCTCTGGGTTGTCTTGCGTTGTTTCTGTGCCCTTCTACACTGCTTTTCTCCCTCTGCTATTCTGG AGTGGTCATGGCAAATTGGCGAGGCAGATGACGTTGTTGATGGCGTTTTGTGATTATCTTGGGAACTGCATAAAG GATGTGGTTTCAGCTCCAAGACCTGCTTCTCCACCTGTCAAGAGAGTAACTGCCACCAGAGATGAAGAGGATAATGCGTTAGAATATGGATTGCCTTCCTCTCACACACTTAACACAGTTTGCTTATCTGG CTACCTTTTGCACTATGTCCTGACTCATACTCAAATTCAAGGTGCCTATGTTACTTATCTTGGAGTTTCTCTTGCCTGCATGCTGGTGTTTTTCATTGGTTTGG GAAGAATTTATCTTGGCATGCATAGTGTGGTTGATGTTCTTGCTGGCCTTCTTATTGGACTCGTTGTCCTTGCATTTTGGCTTACGGTTGATGAATACATGGACAGTTTTGTGATCTCAGGACAAAATG TTACGTCCTTTTGGGCTGCCTTGAGCTTTCTCTTGCTTTTTGCTTATCCAACTCCTGAACTTCCAACTCCAAGCTTTGAGTATCACACTGCTTTCGATGGTGTTGCATTGGGAATT GTCTCTGGGGTGCAACAAACATACCATCAATTTCACCATGCCAATGTTCCTCGTTTGTTCTCGTCAGAGCTGACTATACCTGTATTTCTGGGAAGGATGCTATTGGGAATACCTACAATTCTAATTGTGAAGTTCTGCAGTAAGACTCTCGCAAAATGGACCATTCCTGTGGTAGCGAACACCTTGGGCATCCCAATAAAATCAACCGGCTATATACCTACACTGAATGGATCTGTGACAGGTAAAATGTCTGATAAGCTTAAACAAGGTTACTTGCAAAAGCTCCTTTCCCAGCACAAGGCATTCGATGTTGATACCGGAATTAGATTTGTTCAGTATGCAGGGCTTGCCTGGTCTGTAGTTGACCTAGTGCCATCTCTTTTTTCATACATGAGCTTgtga
- the LOC100801315 gene encoding protein WHAT'S THIS FACTOR 9, mitochondrial gives MKQQWRGIVKVRLKWVKNRSLDHVIDKETDLKAACLLKDAVNRSSTGFLTAQSVADWQKLLGLTVPVLRFLRRYPTLFQEFPHPRWASLPCFRLTDTALFLHSQELSLHQTHQNDAVQTLSKLLMMSNSRALPLHSLHALKWDLGLPDTFHKTLVPLYPHQFQFVRSPNGVVSIQLSRWPEELAVSALQKSNEGGTHYREFKRGQSALAFPMRFPRGYGAQKKVRTWMEEFQKLPYVSPYTDSTKIDPNSDLMEKRVVGVLHEILSLTLHKKTKRNYLRGLREEFNLPHKFTRIFTRYPGIFYLSLKCKTTTVTLKEGYQSGKLVDPHPLARHRDKFYHVMQTGLLYRGDGSLKPQENNLLAENDKLRSEDSEVEMSDELCETELSE, from the coding sequence ATGAAGCAGCAATGGCGGGGAATAGTGAAAGTGCGTCTGAAATGGGTGAAGAACCGAAGCCTGGACCACGTGATCGACAAGGAAACCGATCTGAAGGCGGCGTGCCTCCTGAAGGACGCCGTGAACCGCTCCTCCACCGGCTTCCTCACCGCGCAATCCGTCGCCGACTGGCAGAAACTCCTCGGCCTCACCGTCCCCGTCCTCCGCTTTCTCCGCCGCTATCCCACTCTCTTCCAGGAGTTCCCCCACCCTCGCTGGGCCTCCCTCCCCTGCTTCCGCCTCACCGACACCGCACTCTTCCTCCACTCCCAGGAACTCTCCCTCCACCAAACCCACCAAAACGACGCCGTCCAAACCCTCTCCAAGCTCCTCATGATGTCCAACTCACGCGCCCTCCCCCTCCACTCCCTCCACGCGCTCAAGTGGGATCTCGGTTTACCCGACACCTTCCACAAAACCCTAGTCCCCCTCTACCCCCACCAGTTCCAATTTGTCAGGTCCCCCAACGGCGTCGTTTCAATCCAGCTATCTCGCTGGCCCGAGGAACTCGCGGTTTCCGCGCTGCAGAAGAGCAACGAGGGTGGGACCCACTACCGCGAATTCAAGCGAGGACAATCGGCTTTGGCTTTTCCGATGCGGTTTCCGAGGGGTTACGGCGCGCAGAAGAAAGTGAGGACGTGGATGGAGGAGTTTCAGAAGCTTCCTTACGTTTCTCCTTACACGGATTCCACGAAGATTGATCCTAACAGCGATTTGATGGAGAAGCGCGTCGTTGGGGTTCTGCACGAGATTTTGAGTTTGACTCTGCACAAGAAAACCAAGAGGAACTACTTGAGGGGCTTGAGGGAAGAGTTTAACCTTCCGCATAAGTTTACCCGAATTTTCACCAGGTATCCCGGGATTTTTTACCTCTCCTTGAAGTGTAAAACCACCACGGTTACTCTCAAGGAAGGGTACCAGAGTGGGAAGCTAGTGGACCCGCACCCTCTTGCTCGGCATAGAGATAAGTTTTACCATGTGATGCAGACGGGGCTTCTATATCGCGGCGATGGATCGTTGAAACCTCAGGAGAACAATTTGCTGGCTGAGAATGATAAATTAAGGAGTGAAGACTCTGAGGTTGAAATGAGTGATGAACTCTGCGAGACTGAGTTAAGTGAATGA
- the LOC100800778 gene encoding uncharacterized protein, producing the protein MVCHMHLRVLRTCVLLRACFQFLIFNTISSHSSVCDLWKEMGRLATLSEEPINDQDNKRSTSSSSKKWRNWNWIKTHFFHKKPDLKILLSVLACPLFPVPPNTPSDPPLNQLSSSAQYIIQHFTAATGCRKLEGTVKNVFATGKVEMWAVDEVGNTGVSERGCFVIWQMLPDKWQIELAVAGHKVVAGSDGTVAWRHTPWLGAHAAKGGIRPLRRAVQGLDPLAVSAVFSAAQYMGEKQISGIDCFVLKLSPDQKDLVDRSDNTAEMIKHVAFGYFSQRNGLLVHLEDSYLTRIQSPGTHPTYWETTMSTKIEDYKMVDGVMIAHAGHSTVIITRFGDNLKTGPAITRLEESWTIDDVAFNVQGLSMDCFIPPKELHKDYPQEDLDWRSPLHR; encoded by the exons ATGGTGTGTCACATGCACCTGCGTGTGCTTAGAACCTGTGTCCTTTTAAGAGCGTGTTTCCAATTTTTGATATTCAATACAATATCTTCCCATTCCTCTGTGTGTGATCTTTGGAAGGAGATGGGTCGTCTTGCTACATTATCAGAAGAACCCATCAACGACCAAGACAACAAGAGAAGCACCTCTTCAAGCTCAAAAAAATGGCGAAACTGGAACTGGATCAAGACCCACTTCTTCCACAAGAAGCCCGACCTCAAGATCCTCCTCAGCGTTCTCGCCTGCCCTCTCTTCCCTGTCCCTCCAAACACCCCATCGGACCCACCCCTCAACCAGCTCTCTTCTTCAGCTCAGTATATTATCCAGCACTTCACCGCCGCCACCGGCTGCCGGAAGCTGGAAGGGACGGTCAAGAACGTCTTTGCCACCGGAAAGGTGGAAATGTGGGCCGTGGATGAGGTCGGAAACACCGGAGTCTCCGAGAGAGGCTGCTTTGTCATATGGCAGATGCTCCCCGACAAGTGGCAGATTGAGCTTGCTGTCGCTGGTCACAAGGTTGTCGCCGGTAGTGATGGCACCGTCGCCTGGCGCCACACTCCTTGGCTCGGGGCCCATGCCGCAAAAGGCGGCATCCGCCCTCTTCGACGGGCTGTTCAG GGACTGGACCCTTTGGCAGTGTCTGCTGTATTCTCTGCAGCACAATACATGGGAGAGAAACAAATCTCAGGCATCGATTGTTTCGTTCTAAAGCTGTCACCTGATCAGAAGGACCTCGTTGACCGAAGTGACAACACTGCTGAGATGATCAAGCACGTTGCATTTGGCTACTTCAGCCAGAGAAATGGTCTATTGGTGCACCTTGAGGACTCTTACCTTACTAGAATCCAATCCCCTGGGACACACCCCACGTACTGGGAGACCACAATGTCAACGAAAATTGAGGATTACAAAATGGTGGATGGTGTGATGATTGCACATGCTGGCCATTCAACCGTGATCATCACAAGGTTTGGGGACAATCTTAAAACAGGACCTGCCATCACACGGTTGGAAGAATCATGGACCATTGATGATGTTGCATTCAACGTTCAAGGCCTTTCCATGGACTGCTTCATACCCCCTAAGGAACTCCACAAGGACTACCCACAAGAAGATCTAGATTGGAGATCACCCTTGCAtagatga